In one Penaeus chinensis breed Huanghai No. 1 chromosome 33, ASM1920278v2, whole genome shotgun sequence genomic region, the following are encoded:
- the LOC125043382 gene encoding uncharacterized protein LOC125043382, translating into MKPMLVLLLAACAVASYVAPVHHPHVGGPVVVRAPSHDSAIIQSHRLGGNFAYSTHEAHAHAVINPIVAHRQVPVGVSFHPGQPIVHSETDYVSTYVPRYGYAQPLVARSHY; encoded by the exons ATGAAGCCG ATGCTCGTCCTGCTCCTCGCCGCCTGCGCCGTCGCCAGCTACGTGGCCCCAGTGCACCACCCGCACGTGGGCGGCCCCGTGGTCGTGCGCGCCCCCTCCCACGACTCCGCTATCATCCAGAGCCATCGTCTGGGCGGCAACTTCGCCTACTCCACCCACGAGGCTCACGCCCACGCCGTGATCAACCCGATCGTCGCCCACCGTCAGGTTCCCGTGGGCGTGTCCTTCCACCCGGGTCAGCCCATCGTGCACTCCGAGACCGACTACGTGTCCACGTACGTCCCTCGCTACGGCTACGCTCAGCCCCTCGTCGCTCGCAGCCACTACTAG
- the LOC125042933 gene encoding uncharacterized protein LOC125042933 produces MKPMLVLLLAACAAASYVAPVHHPHVGGPVVVRAPSHDSAIIQSHRLGGNFAYSTHEAHAHAVINPIVAHRQVPVGVSFHPGQPIVHSETDYVSTYVPRYGYSQPLVARSHY; encoded by the exons ATGAAGCCG ATGCTCGTCCTGCTCCTCGCCGCCTGCGCCGCCGCCAGCTACGTGGCCCCAGTGCACCACCCGCACGTGGGCGGCCCCGTGGTCGTGCGCGCCCCCTCCCACGACTCCGCGATCATCCAGAGCCATCGTCTGGGCGGCAACTTCGCCTACTCCACCCACGAGGCTCACGCCCACGCCGTGATCAACCCGATCGTCGCCCACCGTCAGGTTCCCGTGGGCGTGTCCTTCCACCCGGGTCAGCCCATCGTGCACTCCGAGACCGACTACGTGTCCACGTACGTCCCTCGCTATGGCTACTCTCAGCCCCTCGTCGCTCGCAGCCACTactag